The window CCCGGCGGTACTCTCAATCTCACACCAACCCAGTTCATCACCACGGATGATTTCGTTTTTCCCCAATTCGCAGTCTTCGACTCGGAGGGAAATCTCTGGGTGAGCGATACCGGCGCCAACGAGATTTTTGAATTCTCGGCAGCGCAGTTGGCCGGACCTCCTGGCAATGTTACGCCGACCCTGACGCTGACCGATGACGACGAATTCGATATGCCGTTGGGCATGGCCTTCGACTCCAGCGGTGACTTGTGGGTCGCGAACAACGGCTCAACGCCGGGTAATGGTTTTGGTCTGCTGGAGTTCGACGCCGCAACGCTGGCTGCGTCGACCGGCCCGATTACCTCTGATGCCAACTTCGCATCAGTAACGACCGGACAGGGAACTGACAGTCTCAATGCGCCATGGGGATTGTCCTTTGACGGCAATGGCGACCTGTTTGTGACCAATGAACAGCCGGATTTCGCGCCATCTGCCGAACCAACGTCGGATGCTTTGCAAGCGCAGGCTGCTCCGGCGGCGACGCCGACGATTGGTCAGGGAACGGTGGTTGAGTTCTCGGCGGCCCAGATTGCAGCGGCCACGACCGGAGCGGCTCCGACGCCAGTTGCGGCGATCGTTCCGCACGCAGTTGGTGGCACCGCGAGCCTGGATGACCCGAACGGCGTCTCGGTCGATACCAAGCTGAACTTCCTTATCGTCGCCAACGACGGCGGTGATGCTGAATCGCCGAGCTTGTCCAGGTACAACCTGAGCGCGATTGGCGCGGGCGGACAACTCGTACCGAATTCGTTCGTGAGCGGCGCTAATACAACGCTGGCTGCGCCCACCGGCCTGATCGTAGGCCCCGCGCACTGATAGATTCGCTTGGCTCGAGTCTGACCAACGCGGCGCCCGCAAGGGCGCCGCGTTTCTTTTCCCCGCGCGCCACTATCGCCTGGGTTACCCGCAACCATCTTCTCGTCCACGCTAACTAAAAGTCACCGCCGCGTCTTGCGCTCCCCGGGCCGTATCAATAGTATCCGCTGGTTAACTTTTGCTGCTATTTAGAAAACCTGGTCGAAGAGAGCGAACATGAGGGGACCGCGCGGCATCATGCGGCGGCAGTAGCGGCGGTCCGCCGCCGCTGCACGGCAACGCGGTTTGGTTTGCCGATGCGGGCATCCCGCTCCATGATCTCGATCCCGCAAAACTGTTGGTCGCCGAATACACGGTCGGCATGCGCGAGCCGCAGGCTCGCGCGACCTAATTCGGATTGTCGCTCGTCGCTAACTATCGGTCATTTCTTCGGTTCTTCGTCGTCCGCGCCGCCCATGATCGAGGATGCCGTACGCAGGATCTTAGTTCCGACGCTGATGAACGCATCGGTGACGCCGGGGAACAGCGAGGCGAGCTTTTCGGCGACCGCGGCGCCCGGAGGAACGTCCACCTCGGTCAATCCAAATGCCGCCGCGGCGAGAACCGCCCAAGTTACCCATCGCGCCGGCATCGCCATCATCGCCGGCAATCCCTTGATCGATTCGTGACGCAGCGCGCCGCGCCCCATCGGCGTGTCGATCACTCCCGGCATCACGAGCGAGACGCGTACTCCGGTGCCGAAGAGCTCGACGCGCAGCGCCTCGGTCATCCCGACCAGCGCGAACTTGGTCGCGCTGTAACCGCCGATCGGGCTGACGCCGCGCCGCCCCGCAAGCGACGAGATATTCACAATATTGCCCGTCTTCTGCTTGCGCATCAGCGGCAGCACGGCGTGCATCGCGTTGAGTGCGCCGTAAACGTTCACGTCCATCATGCGCTGGAGATCGGCGAGCGGCATTTCTTCGACGGCGCCGGTGATGAGCAGTCCCGCGGAGTTGATGAGGATATCGACCTTGCCGAACGCCTCCCGCGCCTGGTCGATCGACCAGAACACGCGCGCGCGATCGGTCACGTCGCAATCGAGCGCGAGCGCTTTGCCGCCCGCCGCGTTGATCTTCTGCGCGAGTTCTTCGAGTTGGAGCCGCCGTCGTGCGAGCACGGCCACGTTGGCGCCCTGGCTGCCGAACGCCAGCGCCACGTCATAGCCGATACCGCTGGAGGCGCCGGTGACGACGACGGACTTGTCGCGGAAGTAACCGCGGCTGGGGTTGCGCGCGTCCTTGGCTTCGCTCATCGCTATCGACCTCCAGGGGGATTGCGCCGCCCATGCGGCCCGTGCGCCCGCGATTTTGCGCCCCGTCCATCGCAATGTGCAATCGCTCGGACCTTGCCGCTCGTGCTGGTGGCGGTTAGCTTCAAGCCAGGACGACGTGCGATGAACTCACGAACGATCGCGGCCGAACTCGCCGCTCTGGGCGGCATCCTCGCCTCGTATCCGCTCGACTGGCTTGCGCAGCGTGCCGAACGGCTCGGCTTCATGCCGACGAGCGAGCCTGTCGTCCTGGCTCACGGCCTCGGCGGCAGCCGCGCCAATCTGCTCGGGCTTGCGATCTACCTGCGGATGGCCGGCTTCGACAACATCGCGTACTTCGAGTATCCGCGACGGCAGCCGATTGTGAACTCGGCCGAGCGCCTCGCGCGAATCGTCGAGGAACGCGACGACGGCAGCGGCGTGCATCTGGTGGGACACAGCCTTGGCGGCACGATCGCGCGGACCTACGTCGCGGGCGCGCCGCGGAGCCGCGTGCGCAGCTTTATCTCGCTGGGCGCGCCCTATCTGGCGATACAATACAGTCCGCGCGAGTTTGCGATCTTCGGCGATCAGGATCCGATCGTGCCCGCGCCGATGAAGTTGCTCACGAGCCCGCTCGCGTTCGGGCGAATCGAGATTCTCGAGCACACCGGGCATCTCGCGCTCCTTTATCACCCCGAGGTCCTGCGCCTCGTTGGCACCGAGCTGCGCGCCAACCGCGTGCCGGCGAACGCGCGCGCGGCCTAGCTGCACCTCATGAATGCGAGCGCGATCGTGCTGGCTGGTGGACGCAGCTCGCGGATGGGCGCCGACAAGGCTCAGCTCGACTTCGGCGGCGTCCCGATCCTGCGCCGCGTCGCCCACGAGCTCGCGCGGCGTTTCGCCGAGATAATCGTGGTTGTTGCACCGGATGGCGCGGGCATCGAGCGGGCGGGCGTAAAACTGATTCACGACGAAGAGCAGTTCGCCGGTCCGCTCGAGGCACTGCGCCGCGGACTGCTCGCATCGTCCAATGCGATCGCGTTTGCGTGTTCATGCGATCTGCCCTTGATGAAAGCGGAGCTGGCAACCAGGCTTTGCGAATTGATCGGCGATCATGACGCGGCGATTCCGCTCGTCGACGGCCGCGAACAGGTATTGTGCGCCGCCTACCGCCGCGACGCCGCTGGCAAGATTGCCGGACTGATCGCACGCGGCGAGAAGCGGATGCTTGCGCTACTGGACGAGTTGAATGTTCGCGGCGTCGACGCAGCGGAGCTCAGAAATATCGACCCGCAGTTGCGCAGTTTCATCAACGTCAATACGCCAGAGGATTACGCGCGCGCGCTCGCGATCTTCCGCGCGTCGCAGATCTAGCCGCGTTGGCAACAATCGAGGGCGCCTACGTGCTCTCAGGCCACCATCTGAGGATCGGCTTGCGCGCGGCTTCGGCTTCATCGACGCGCGAGACGACCAGGGTGCGCGGCGCGGTTTTGATCAGATCGGGCTCGCTCAGCGCCTCTTCGTAAATCCGCTCCATCGTATCGATAAAACTGTCGAGGATTTCGCGGCTCTCGGTTTCGGTCGGCTCGATCATCAGCGCCCCCGGCACCACCAGCGGAAAATAGATCGTCGGCGGATGCATCTTGAAATCGAGCAGGCGCTTGGCGATTTCGAGCGTGCTCACGTCGGCGCGCTTTTCGAGATCGTGGGTGAGCACGCACTCGTGCATCGAAGGTTCGCGCGTCGCGCTGGGGTAATGATCTTCGAGGCGCTTGCGGATGTAATTGGCGCCGAGAATCGCAAGGCGGCTCGCCAGCGCGAGGCCGTCGCCGCCGAGCGCCAGGATGAACGCATAGGCGCGCACGATCATGCCGAAGTTGTTGTGATACGAGCGCATCCTGCCAATCGCGTCGGGGCGATCACTGTCGAATTCCAGGCCGGCCGGGGTGCGCTTAAGCCGTGGCATCGGCAGGAACTGCTCGAGATGAGCCCTCACGGCGATCGGACCCGCGCCGGGACCGCCGCCGCCATGCGGCGTCGAGAAAGTCTTGTGCAGGTTGAGCTGCACGATATCGGCGCCCATGTGCCCCGGCTTCGCCACGCCGAGGAGAGCGTTCATGTTGGCGCCGTCGAGATAGAGCAGGGCGCCGCGCTCGTGCAGGACGCTTGCGATCTCGCCAATCTCGGGCTCGAAGATCCCGAGCGTGTTGGGATTGGTCACCATCATCGCGGCGACATCGTCGTCAACGAGGCGGCGGACTTCATCGGCCGCAAGGAAGCCGCGCTTGTTCGACTTGGCGACTATCACCTTGAAGCCCGCCAGCGTGCAGCTCGCGGGGTTGGTGCCGTGCGCCGTATCGGGGATGATGACTTTATGTCGATGCGCTCCGCGCTTTTTGTGATACGCGCGCACCATCAAGAGGCCGGAAAGCTCGCCTTGCGCACCGGCGGCGGGATGGAGAGAGACGGCGTCCATTCCGGTGATCTCGGCGAGCGCGCGTTCCATCCGCTCCATCAATTCGAGCGCGCCCTGCGCCAGGTGCGGCGGCGTCGCGGGATGAAGCGCGGCGAACCCGGCGAGCGAGGCCATCTCGTCGTTGAGCACCGGATTGTACTTCATCGTGCACGAGCCGAGCGGATAGAACTGGAGCGCCTGGCCAAAGTTGAGCTGCGACAGTTGCAGAAAGTGGCGCAGCACCTGCGGCTCGCTCAGCTCGGGAAATCCTTCGAGGTCCTCGCGGCACAGCTCGCGCCCGAGAATTTCGGCGCCGCGCACCGTGCCTTCCGCACGCTGCGGAAGGTCGGCGCCGCGGCGGCCACTGGAGGAGCGCTCGAAAATTAGCGGCACGCCAGCGACGGGCTCGCTCCGATGCTCATGCGGCGGCTCTGCGACCGGCTCGATGCGCGCGATTCGTCCTGCGGTAGCCATCAGCGCACCTCCGCAAGCGCGCCGGCGAGGCGGCTGAAGTCGTCCCCATCGTTCATTTCGGTCACCGAGACGAGGATGCTTCCTGCCAGTTCGGGATAGTCGTGTCCCAGCGCGAGGCCGGCGAGAATCCCGTGTTGCTCGGCGGCACGCAGCGCGGCTGCGGCGCCGTCAACGTTGATCACGAACTCGTTGAAGAACGGCGCGTTGAAAAGCGGCTTGAGTCCGGATGCGGTCAGAGTATCGGCCGCCTGATGCGCGAGCTCGACGTTGCGCTCCGCCAAATCGCGCAGCCCCGTGCGACCCATCAGCGAGAGATAAACCGTCGCGGCCAGAGCGCACAGCGAATGGTTAGTGCAGATGTTCGACGTGGCGCGTTCGCGGCGGATGTGCTGCTCGCGGGTCGCGAGCGTGAGCGTGAATGCGCGGCGTCCATCGCGATCGTGAGTCTGACCGACGAGCCGTCCTGGCATCTGACGAACGTTCACCATATGCGCCGCGAGAAAGCCGAACCCCGGTCCGCCAAACTGAAGCGGCAGTCCAAAACTTTGTCCTTCGCCGACTGCGATATCGATGTCGAGATCTCCGGGAGGCTTCAGCAGCCCGAGCGCGAGACCTTCCGCGGTAGCCGAAATCGCTATCGCGCCTGCGCGATGCGCGATCGCTGTCAGCGCGCCGAGCGGCTCGACGATACCGAACGCGTTTGGATATCCGATCACGGTGCAGAGCAGGTGATCGTTGGCGATCGCCTCGAGCGCGGTCGTGCTCGTCGTGCCGCTTGCGGGATCGAAAGGAAGCTCGACGATTTCCACTTCGCCGAGCGCGCTGAGATACGTGCGAATCGTGGCGCGATAGTCCGGCCACAACCCCCGCGACATCGCGACGATGCGCCGCTTCGGTTGCAGGCGATGCGCCATCAGCACAGCCTCGGCAGCGGCAGAGGCACCGTCGTACATACTCGCGTTCGCGACTTCCATCGCGGTGAGCTGCGCGATGAGCGTCTGAAATTCAAAAATCGCCTGCGTCGTGCCCTGACTCGCCTCGGCCTGGTAGGGAGTGTAGCTGGTGGCGAACTCGGCGCGGGCGATAACGGCGCGAACGGCGGCCGGGACGTAGTGGCGATAATAGCCACCACCGAGAAAGCTCGTGAAATCGCGCGCGCCCGCGTTCATCGCGGCCAGCGCGGAAATCTCACGCGATACTTCAGCTTCAGTGCGCCCCCGCTCGAGCGCAATCGCCGCCGTCGCGCGCAACTCCGCAGGCACGTGCGCGATCAAATCCTCGAGGCTGCCGGCGCCGACGACCTTGAGCATCGCCGCGACGTCAGACTCGGTGTGTGGCATGAATCTCATTGAATATCCTCGTCTCCGCCCGCATCAGCTCCATCGCAAAATCGCTAATGATCATACCCCGCCGCGCGCGCCGAGGCGCGCGTCGCCGCGGCGATAGAAAGGCATCTTCACAACCGTGGCGGGCACCCGCCGGGCGCGAACCTCGACCTCGACGCGATCACCGGGCGCATACTTCGGCGAACCGCTGCCCGTCGATGCGTAAGCCATCGCGATCGGGCGTCCGATCCACGGCGCGAAGGTGCCGCTGCTTACGACTCCAATTTCGTTGCCGTCGCGAATCAGCTTGTAGCCTTGGCGTGCGACGGTTTTTCCGTCCTCGGTGTTGATGCCTACCAGACGTTTCTTAGTTCCGTTTTGATGCTGATCCTCGAGCGCTTTCGATCCGATGAAAGCTCGGCCCAGCTTCACGAATGGCTGCAAGCCCGCTTCGAGCGGCGACGTCGAGCGGTCCAGCTCGTGCCCGTAAAGTGAAAGTGATGCTTCAAGTCTGAGTGTGTCGCGCGCGCCGAGTCCGACCGGCTTGACGGATCCGGAATCGAGCAGCGCCTCGAACACTTTGCGCGTGCCGTCATTTTTAAGGAACAGTTCGAAGCCGTCCTCACCTGTGTACCCCGTGCGCGCCGCGAGGCACTGGGCGCCAGCAACGTTGGCGAACGCGAAGCCGAAGCGCGGCACGTTCGCGATGGCAAAGTCGGCGAGCTTTGCCAGAATCGCAACGGCCTGCGGTCCCTGGATCGCGATCAATGATGTCGCGTCGCTCTGATCTTCGAACCGCGCGCGGCCGCCGTTCAGCTCCAGCAGCCATTCGCGATCGTTATCGATATTCGACGCATTCACGCACAGCATGTAGCGCTCAGGGCCGAGGCGGTACACGATCAGATCGTCGAGCGTGCCGCCGTCCTCCGCGCACATGATCGTGTACTGCGCCTGACCTTCGCGCAGCCGTGCGGCGGAGTTGGTGAACGCTCGCTCGAGCAGTTCCAGCGCGTGCGGTCCGCTCACCTCGAACTCGCCCATGTGACTCAGATCGAAGATTCCCGCACTGGTGCGCACGGCAACGTGCTCATCGATGATGCCCACGTACTGCACGGGCATCTCGAAGCCACCAAAAACCGTCATCCGCGCGCCGAGTTTCAGGTGAAGATCGTAAAGGACGGTGCGCTTGGGCGCATTCATCGGCTCCACAAAAATATCAAACCAAAGTTGCAGTCACGAGACGACTCGCTGACGATCTGCCAACAGGGGCGTGGCTTTTTCCACAGCGCCTTGCCCCATCCTGTCGAGTGCTATACTCGATCGAGAGTCGGCGATGTCTGCAATTATAATGGACGGGCGCCATCTCAGTGCGCTTCTGATGCCCGAGCTGCGCCGTCACGTCGAAGAGCTCAAGCAGACCTATCAGTACACGCCCTCTCTCGTTGCGGTGCTCGTCGGCGACGATCCCGCCTCGCGGCAATACGTCAAGAACAAGCAGCGCTTCGCCGCCGATCTCGGATGCGACAGCCGCACGATCAAGCTCACCGCGAGCGAAGTAACGACGGCCTCGATGCTCGATCTGGTAGGCCAGCTCAATCATGACCAGGCGACAACCGGGATCCTGCTACAGCTCCCGATTCCGGAACACGTCGATCGGTTTCGGCTCTTCGACGCGATCGCCGCCTTCAAAGACGTCGATGCGGTCGCGGCGTCGAGCGTCAGCGGGTTCTATCGCGGGCAATGGGGGACATTCATCCCATGCACTCCGCGCGGAGTGCTGACTCTCCTCGATTATTACAAGGTGCCGGTCGATGGGATGCGCGCGGTCGTGATCGGCCGCAGCGATATCGCCGGCAAGCCAACGGCGATGATCCTCGGCGGACGCCTGCGCAACGCGACCGTGACCTGGTGCCATCGCCATACGCGCGATCTCGCCGCCATCTGCCGCGAGGCCGATATCCTCGTGCCCTGTGTCGGCGCCAATACCGGCCAGCCGTTTCTGATCACCGCCGACATGGTCAAGCCGGGCGCGTGCGTGATCGATGTGGGCTTTCGGCGCATCGGTCCCGGAAAATTCGTCGGCGACGTTGACTTCGAGGCGGTCAAGGATGTCGCCGGGTGGATCACGCTGAACCCGGGCGGCACCGGGCCGATGACCGTGCTGGCGTTGATGCAGAATGTTATCGACGCGGCGCGCTATCAGCTTGGCATGGAGCGCGCCAGCTATTCAGTCTAACGCATTTTGCACGATTCCTTTGCGACCGGATTGCATTATGCATAGATTCTAGCTCGCTTGTGAGCGAGCTGGATTGATGCAAGTAAAGAATCGCACAGACGCCCAGCGCCCCCGCCGGCGCACCATAACGCAGATACTCATCGGACCCCCGCGCGACGTGCGCGACCCTGGAATCTTTCATCATATTTCACTAGTCGCGTTCCTGGCTTGGGTCGGCCTTGGCTCCGATGGTCTGAGCTCTTCCTGCTACGGTCCTGACGAGGCTTTCCGCGCCTTAGGCGAGCACCAGTATCTCGCAGTCTTCCTTGCGATGATGACGGCGCTTACCGTCTTCATCATCTCGGCGTCGTACTCGCAGACGATCGATCTTTTTCCGACGGGTGGCGGCGGTTATCTGGTTGCGACGCGCTTGCTGGGCCCATACTTCGGTCTCGTCTCGGGCAGTGCGTTGATCGTGGACTACGTGCTGACAGTCTCGATGTCGATCGCGAGTGGCGCGGACGCGATATTCAGCTTCCTGCCGCTCGAATGGCATTCGGCCAAATTCGTCTTCGCGCTGGTGATCGTCATCTTGATGGTCGCGATGAATTTACGCGGCGCCAAGGAATCGGTGCTGTCGCTGCTTCCAATCTTCATCATGTTCGTGGTGATGCATGCGTGGCTGGTCGGATACGCGCTGCTGAGCCGCGCGTTTGAGTTTCCCACGATCATGCGCGACGCGGTCGGCGAGGTGCATTCGAGTATCGGCTCGCTGGGATTTATCGCCGTGGCCGCGATTTTCTTCCGCGCCTACAGCATGGGCGGCGGCACCTACACCGGTATCGAAGCCGTCAGCAACGGTCTGCCGATCCTGCGCGAGCCTCGAACCGTCACCGGCAAGCGCACGATGATCTACATGGCCGTGTCGCTGGCGTTCCTCGCCGGCGGAATCCTGGTCGCGTATCTGCTCGAAGCGGTGCATCCGCTACCCGGCCAGACGATGAACGCGGTCCTTTTCACGCATATCGCGGGGCAGTGGAAGATCGGCGGCCTCTCGATCGGAAGGGGCCTCGTCGTGTTCACGCTTATCACCGAGGGCGCGTTGCTGTTCGTCGCCGCGCAGACCGGATTTATCGACGGACCGCGCGTGCTCGCGACGATGGCGACCGATCGCTGGCTGCCGCGCCGCTTCTCCAATCTCAGCGCGCGCCTGGTCACGCAGGATGGCGTCGTCGCGATGGGGGTTGCCTCGTTTCTGATCCTGGTCGGAACGCATGCGAAGGTCGATCTGCTGGTCGTGCTCTACGCGATCAACGTTTTCATCACCTTCACGCTGTCGCAGCTTGGTATGAGCGTGCACTGGTTTATGGAGCGCAAGTCTGACAAGCGCTGGCGGCGCAAGCTGTTCGTCAACGGCCTCGGATGCGTCTTTACGGCGACGATCCTCGTGCTGACGACGACGCTAAAGTTCCAGGAAGGCGGCTGGGTGACGATCCTGATCACTGGCGGTCTTATCATTGTCTGCTACGCCGTGCGGAGCCATTACCAGGCCGTCGCGAATGCCGTCGAGCATCTCGAGGCGGCGATTTTGCCGAAGCTCTACAGCGCCGAGAAAGTTCCCGCTGGCCCGTTCAATCCCGACGCGCCGACGGCCGCGATCCTTGTCAGCGGCTTCAACGGCCTCGGCCTCGCCACGCTCATGACGGTGACGCAACTGTTTCGCGGCGAGTTCCGCAACGTCGTGTTCATCGGCGTGGGCGAAGTGGATTCGGCGCTGCTGAAAGGACCCGCCGAGATTCGCGAACTCGAGCAGCGGCTCGCCGACGATCTGCAGGAGTATTGCGTCTTCTCCGCCGACATGGGGTTGCATCCGGAGCTGCGCGCGGGACTTTCACCCGACGTCGTGCTGGAGCTGCGCCGCCTCTGCCTCGAAGTCGCGCACGAGTTTCCGCACGTCGTGTTCTTTGCCGGCAAGTTGATTTTTTCCGACGAGGTCGAGGGCTTCATCGGCCGCTTCCTGCACAATCACACGGCCCTCGACTTGCAGAACTGGCTTCAGCTCTACGGCCTGAGCCTTGTGATTCTTCCGGTGCGCGTCGCTGTGGGTACCGCGATATTGCCTGAACGGGCCGACGCTGCGTGAGCGCGTAGCCTCGCGAAGCCGCGCCGCGCCGAGGCGTCTTGACTGACACGCCTCGGACTGTAGTAACTGCTCACAATCATGTCCGAGATGCTCGAGTCCGTTCCGGACTTAGGCGGCGAACGCGCGACCTCGGTCGCGCTGCCGCCGGAGTCGGGAATCCGCGCGGAAGTGTGGGCGCTGGCCTGGCCCGTCATCCTGTCATTCGCGCTCGACTCGATACTCGGCCTGGCCGCGATGCTGATGGTGGGGCGGCTCGGCGCCGAGGCGGTTGGCGCGGTGGGACTCGCGACGCAAATTCTCGGCGCGGTGCGTGCGGGAATCGCCGCGGTAGGAACCGGCACGATCGCGCTGGTCGCGCGCTACATGGGCGCCAACGATCGCGATAACGCCGAAGAGGTGCTGAAGCAGTCGGTGATCTTCGGCGTGCTGGTCTCGACGATCATCGCAATCCCCGTGATCGTTTTCGCGACGCCGCTGATGGGCCTCTTCCAGGTCAAAGGCGAGATGGCGCGGATGGGCGCGCGTTATCTGCAAGTGGTGATGCTCTCCGAACCGTTCCAGGGCATCTTCCTGATGTGCGCGTCGGGGCTGCGCGGCGCGGGCGATACCCGCACGCCGCTCTGGATCGGTGGCTTCATCGACGTGCTCGCAATCTTCCTTAACTACGTGTTGATTTTCGGCAAGTTCGGGATGCCGGCGCTGGGCGTCGATGGCTCCGCCTTTGCAACGCTGATCGCGATCGCGATCGGCGGGCTGCTTTTCTTCTGGGCGCTGTCGTTCGACAGCATGGTGCTGAACTTCCGGTGGCGTGCACTGTGGCCTGATCTCGATCTCGGCTGGCGCATCCTGCGCGTCGGAAATCCGGCCGCGATCGAGCAGCTCGTGATCCAGTTCGGCTTCGTCGCCTACGTCGCGTTCGTCGCGCGCTACGGCGCCAAGGAAGTCGCTGCGTATTTCATCGGCGTCAGGATTCTCGCACTCTCGTTCCTGCCGGGATTCGGATTCTCCTCGGCATCAGCTACACTCGTCGGGCAAGGTCTCGGCGCGGAGAATCCGCATTTCGCCCGCAAGGCGGGATGGGAATCGACCGGGATGGCGGTCGTGCTGATGACGGCGATGGGCTTGGTGTTTATCGTGTTCGCGCGCCAGATTGCCGCGCTCTTCATCGACGATCACCAGGTCATCCTCTACACCGTCGCGTTCATGTATGCGCTCGGCGCGGCCCAACCTCTGATGGCGATAGACTGGACGATCACCGGCGCGTTGCGTGGTGCGGGCGATTCGCGCTTTCCGCTGTGGGGCTCGCTCGCGGGCTTTTACGGGATGCGGCTCTTTCTCACGATCATCATCTGGTACAACCACTTCGATATCGTCTGGATTTGGTGGTCGATAATCGCCGACTATACCGTGCGCTCGACCGTGAAGACGCTGCGTTTCTACGGCGGCAAGTGGGAGACGGTCAAGGTCTGACCAGCTGTTGAAGGATCCGGCGCGCGCTCTTTACGCCTTCTGCCGCGTTCGCAATTCTTGATAGTCGCGGACGCTCCACTTGAACGACTCGATACATACCGCCGAAGAAACGATCGAAGGCACGCTCGACCATCTGCTCTACGTCAACGAGCAGACCGGATACTCCGTTGCGGCCGTGTCGATGGGGCAGGGCATCGAGTTGCGGCGGATCACGATCGTCGGCAACTTCGGCATGCTCGAAGTCGGCTCGACGATTCGCGCGCGCGGCCGAGTCGAACGGCATCCGCGCTTCGGCGATCAGTTCAAGGTTGTAGATTTCGAGACGATTCGGCCCGCAGGCGCGGTCGCGCTCGAGCGCTATCTCGCGTCGGAAATTCATGGCGTTGGCCCCAGCCTCGCGCGGCGTATCGCGGAGTTCTTTGGCGAAAGCCTCGGCGAGGTGCTCGACACCGCGCCGGAGCGGATGCGCGAAGTGCCGGGAATCGGCCCGGTGGTCGCAGCGCGAATCGTGGCGGCGTGGCGTGATTCATCGGGGCTGCGCGAGCTCACGGTTTTCCTGCGCGGTCATGGAATCGCCGCGGCGCACGCGCGCCGCATCCATCAGACCTACGGCAAGGACGCGCTTGAAACCGTAAGGCGCGATCCCTACGTGCTCGCGCGAACGATTTACGGGATTGGATTT is drawn from Candidatus Binataceae bacterium and contains these coding sequences:
- a CDS encoding MATE family efflux transporter, whose translation is MSEMLESVPDLGGERATSVALPPESGIRAEVWALAWPVILSFALDSILGLAAMLMVGRLGAEAVGAVGLATQILGAVRAGIAAVGTGTIALVARYMGANDRDNAEEVLKQSVIFGVLVSTIIAIPVIVFATPLMGLFQVKGEMARMGARYLQVVMLSEPFQGIFLMCASGLRGAGDTRTPLWIGGFIDVLAIFLNYVLIFGKFGMPALGVDGSAFATLIAIAIGGLLFFWALSFDSMVLNFRWRALWPDLDLGWRILRVGNPAAIEQLVIQFGFVAYVAFVARYGAKEVAAYFIGVRILALSFLPGFGFSSASATLVGQGLGAENPHFARKAGWESTGMAVVLMTAMGLVFIVFARQIAALFIDDHQVILYTVAFMYALGAAQPLMAIDWTITGALRGAGDSRFPLWGSLAGFYGMRLFLTIIIWYNHFDIVWIWWSIIADYTVRSTVKTLRFYGGKWETVKV
- a CDS encoding APC family permease, whose translation is MQVKNRTDAQRPRRRTITQILIGPPRDVRDPGIFHHISLVAFLAWVGLGSDGLSSSCYGPDEAFRALGEHQYLAVFLAMMTALTVFIISASYSQTIDLFPTGGGGYLVATRLLGPYFGLVSGSALIVDYVLTVSMSIASGADAIFSFLPLEWHSAKFVFALVIVILMVAMNLRGAKESVLSLLPIFIMFVVMHAWLVGYALLSRAFEFPTIMRDAVGEVHSSIGSLGFIAVAAIFFRAYSMGGGTYTGIEAVSNGLPILREPRTVTGKRTMIYMAVSLAFLAGGILVAYLLEAVHPLPGQTMNAVLFTHIAGQWKIGGLSIGRGLVVFTLITEGALLFVAAQTGFIDGPRVLATMATDRWLPRRFSNLSARLVTQDGVVAMGVASFLILVGTHAKVDLLVVLYAINVFITFTLSQLGMSVHWFMERKSDKRWRRKLFVNGLGCVFTATILVLTTTLKFQEGGWVTILITGGLIIVCYAVRSHYQAVANAVEHLEAAILPKLYSAEKVPAGPFNPDAPTAAILVSGFNGLGLATLMTVTQLFRGEFRNVVFIGVGEVDSALLKGPAEIRELEQRLADDLQEYCVFSADMGLHPELRAGLSPDVVLELRRLCLEVAHEFPHVVFFAGKLIFSDEVEGFIGRFLHNHTALDLQNWLQLYGLSLVILPVRVAVGTAILPERADAA